A window of the Chlorocebus sabaeus isolate Y175 chromosome 8, mChlSab1.0.hap1, whole genome shotgun sequence genome harbors these coding sequences:
- the LOC119618922 gene encoding beta-defensin 104A, with protein sequence MQRLVLLLAISLLFYQDLPVRSEFELDRICGYGTARCRNKCRSQEYKIGRCPNSYACCLRKWDESLLNRTKP encoded by the exons ATGCAGAGACTTGTGCTGCTGTTAGCCATTTCTCTTCTATTCTATCAAGATCTTCCAG TGAGAAGTGAATTTGAATTGGACAGAATATGTGGTTATGGGACTGCCCGCTGCCGGAACAAATGTCGAAGCCAAGAATACAAAATTGGAAGATGTCCCAACTCCTATGCATGCTGTTTGAGAAAATGGGATGAGAGCTTACTGAATCGTACAAAACCCTGA
- the LOC119618892 gene encoding beta-defensin 106A-like, which translates to MLHPPSLKHKFSTVDALVEYGGEIRLSLPSKFLPSTGINPNGSFPRVAKNAFFDEKCDELKGACKKHCEKNEELTSFCQKSLKCCRTIQTCGNTID; encoded by the exons ATGCTGCACCCTCCTTCTTTAAAGCACAAGTTTTCCACAGTCGATGCTTTGGTGGAATATGGAGGAGAAATCAGGCTGAGCCTTCCAAGCAAGTTTCTACCTAGCaca GGAATTAATCCAAATGGCTCCTTCCCTCGTGTAGCCAAGAATGCATTTTTTGATGAGAAATGCGACGAACTTAAAGGGGCATGCAAGAAACATtgtgagaaaaatgaagaacttACTTCTTTCTGCCAGAAGTCTCTGAAATGCTGTCGGACCATCCAGACATGTGGGAACACTATAGATTAA